A section of the Clostridium omnivorum genome encodes:
- a CDS encoding DNA polymerase III subunit alpha — MTDEINEGWCGDFVHLHVHTEYSLLDGSGKIPELIARVKELGMKSIAITDHGVMYGCVDFYKEAKAQGIKPILGCEIYVAAKSMYDKTNNKENDTHHLVLLVKNDIGYSNLMKIVSKASVDGFYYKPRVDHDFLREHSEGIIALSACLGGEVQSYINAGNRSKATEVALLYKEIFKEGFYLELQYHGIDEQLRVNEELLKLSKELEIPLIATNDVHYIHKEDARAHDILLCVQTGKTVDDENRMRYPSHEFYLKSPEEMHETFSYVADALNNTVKIAEQCNYDYEFHKSKLPKFPLPEGVDPFEYLKEVCYKGLKERYKDITKDITDRLDYELDVIKTMGYVDYFLIVWDFIRFANENKIATGAGRGSAAGSIVSYTLGITKIDPLRYNLLFERFLNPERVSMPDVDSDFCYERRQEVIDYVVEKYGVDNVSQIITFGTMAARACIRDVGRAMNYSYAEVDRIAKMIPTMLGITIEKALEINPELNDAYEEEPRVKELIDIAKSLEGLPRHSGTHAAGVVISSQPLVNYVPMQKNDVNIVTQFPMGTLEELGLLKMDFLGLRTLTVMRDAVEFVKESTGIDIDLDHIDFDDKEVYKMIGEGKTVGVFQLESPGMTSFMKDLKPDNLEDIIAGISLYRPGPMAEIPRYIENKRNPENIEYLTQQLEPILNVTYGVMVYQEQVMQIVRELAGYSMGRSDLVRRAMSKKKHKVMEEERRNFIHGIVDENGNVEVPGCVRNGISEDIANKIFDQMMDFASYAFNKSHAAAYGVIGFQTGYLMRYYPTEYIAAMLNSVMGSSEKVAFYIRFANELGIQVLPPDINESYAKFTVKDNNIRFGMAAVKNAGFNVIESIVKSREMKGKFTSLSDFCNKIDIAAVNKRAVESLIKAGAFDSFKIYRSQLLAVYEKLLEGVHSEKKRNIEGQISLFVDFKDSIGAANDLEVKYPRIKEFDKKYLLAMEKEMTGLYITGHPLEEYEETLNAQTDTRISDIVVNESLEEEQISEDSVSVSDGDRVIIGGLIADISKKVTRNNDMMAFIRLEDMYGSIEAVVFPKVFEKCRSILDADSVVLVKGRVSIREDEQPKVLCESIEPLIKLSNDKVYVQIEDGKLIKVALADLKSIAQRNRGTAPMYLYVKSDKKMYRLDRDYWINTEIEVLSELRDKFGDENVKVQ, encoded by the coding sequence TTGACTGATGAAATAAACGAAGGATGGTGTGGGGATTTTGTACATCTTCATGTGCATACTGAGTACAGCTTGTTAGATGGCTCCGGAAAGATACCTGAGCTAATTGCAAGAGTTAAGGAACTCGGCATGAAAAGTATAGCTATAACTGATCATGGAGTGATGTATGGCTGTGTAGATTTTTATAAAGAAGCCAAAGCACAGGGCATAAAGCCTATTTTGGGCTGTGAAATATACGTAGCTGCAAAATCTATGTATGATAAGACTAACAATAAGGAAAATGATACTCATCACTTAGTGCTTTTAGTGAAAAATGACATAGGCTACAGCAATCTTATGAAGATTGTTTCTAAGGCATCAGTTGATGGCTTTTACTATAAGCCTAGGGTTGACCATGACTTTCTTAGAGAGCACAGTGAAGGTATAATAGCTTTAAGTGCTTGCTTAGGTGGAGAAGTTCAATCCTACATTAATGCAGGCAATAGAAGCAAAGCAACCGAGGTAGCTCTACTTTACAAAGAAATATTTAAGGAAGGCTTTTACCTTGAGCTTCAATACCATGGCATTGATGAACAGTTAAGGGTAAATGAAGAACTGTTGAAGCTTTCTAAAGAGTTAGAGATACCTCTTATTGCTACCAATGATGTGCATTACATTCACAAGGAAGATGCTAGAGCACATGATATTTTACTATGTGTACAGACTGGAAAAACTGTTGATGATGAGAATAGGATGAGATATCCTTCTCATGAATTTTATTTGAAATCTCCAGAGGAGATGCATGAGACCTTTTCCTATGTGGCTGATGCGCTTAACAACACTGTAAAAATAGCTGAGCAGTGTAATTATGACTATGAATTTCATAAGTCAAAGCTGCCTAAGTTTCCTTTACCTGAGGGGGTAGACCCTTTTGAATACTTGAAGGAGGTCTGCTATAAAGGGTTAAAGGAAAGATATAAGGATATAACCAAGGATATTACAGACAGATTAGATTACGAACTGGATGTAATAAAAACTATGGGCTATGTAGATTACTTCCTCATAGTTTGGGATTTCATAAGGTTTGCTAATGAAAATAAGATAGCTACTGGTGCAGGAAGAGGTTCTGCAGCGGGATCAATAGTTTCCTACACGCTAGGAATCACTAAAATTGACCCTTTGAGATATAACCTGCTGTTTGAGAGATTTTTAAATCCGGAGAGAGTGTCCATGCCGGACGTTGATTCGGACTTTTGCTACGAAAGACGTCAAGAGGTTATTGATTATGTAGTAGAAAAATATGGAGTGGATAATGTATCTCAAATTATAACCTTTGGAACAATGGCAGCTAGAGCTTGTATAAGAGATGTGGGCAGAGCTATGAATTATTCCTATGCAGAGGTGGACAGAATTGCAAAAATGATTCCTACCATGCTTGGAATAACAATTGAAAAAGCACTGGAAATAAATCCAGAGCTAAATGATGCCTATGAAGAAGAGCCAAGGGTAAAAGAATTAATTGATATTGCTAAATCCCTTGAAGGACTTCCAAGACATTCAGGAACTCATGCTGCTGGAGTTGTAATATCTTCACAGCCGCTAGTAAATTATGTTCCTATGCAGAAAAATGATGTGAACATAGTAACTCAATTTCCTATGGGAACCTTAGAAGAGCTTGGACTTTTGAAGATGGACTTTTTAGGCCTAAGAACTCTTACTGTAATGAGGGATGCTGTAGAATTTGTTAAGGAAAGTACAGGTATCGATATAGACCTAGACCATATAGACTTTGATGATAAGGAAGTCTATAAAATGATTGGAGAAGGTAAAACTGTTGGGGTGTTCCAATTGGAATCACCTGGAATGACAAGTTTTATGAAGGACTTAAAGCCTGACAATCTAGAGGATATCATAGCTGGTATAAGCTTATACAGACCAGGTCCAATGGCAGAAATACCTAGGTATATTGAAAATAAGAGAAATCCTGAGAACATTGAATATCTAACACAGCAATTAGAGCCTATTCTAAATGTTACCTATGGAGTCATGGTCTACCAAGAACAGGTAATGCAAATAGTTAGAGAGCTGGCAGGATATTCAATGGGAAGAAGTGACCTTGTAAGGCGTGCAATGTCAAAGAAAAAGCATAAGGTCATGGAAGAAGAAAGAAGAAACTTTATTCATGGAATAGTAGACGAAAATGGTAATGTGGAAGTGCCAGGCTGCGTAAGAAATGGGATAAGCGAAGATATAGCTAATAAGATATTTGACCAGATGATGGACTTCGCAAGTTATGCCTTTAATAAATCCCATGCGGCAGCTTACGGAGTTATAGGCTTCCAGACAGGCTATTTGATGCGCTACTATCCAACAGAGTATATTGCGGCTATGCTAAATAGTGTTATGGGAAGCAGTGAAAAGGTAGCTTTTTATATAAGGTTTGCAAATGAACTTGGTATTCAGGTTCTGCCACCAGATATAAATGAAAGCTATGCTAAATTTACTGTTAAAGATAACAATATAAGATTTGGTATGGCGGCTGTAAAAAATGCAGGCTTTAATGTAATTGAAAGTATTGTAAAGAGCAGAGAAATGAAAGGTAAATTTACAAGCCTTTCAGACTTCTGCAATAAAATAGATATAGCAGCTGTAAATAAAAGAGCAGTAGAAAGTTTAATAAAGGCTGGGGCTTTTGATAGCTTTAAGATTTATCGTTCTCAGCTTTTAGCGGTATATGAAAAGCTGCTGGAAGGTGTTCATAGCGAAAAGAAGAGAAATATTGAAGGACAAATAAGCCTCTTTGTGGATTTTAAAGACAGTATAGGTGCTGCAAATGACTTAGAGGTTAAATATCCAAGAATTAAGGAATTTGATAAAAAGTATCTTCTAGCTATGGAGAAGGAAATGACAGGGCTATATATTACTGGTCATCCTTTGGAAGAATATGAAGAAACCTTAAATGCTCAAACTGATACAAGAATTTCGGATATTGTAGTTAATGAATCCTTGGAAGAAGAACAAATATCTGAAGATAGTGTGTCGGTAAGTGATGGAGACAGAGTAATAATAGGCGGGCTTATAGCTGATATAAGCAAGAAGGTTACAAGAAATAATGACATGATGGCCTTTATTAGACTAGAGGATATGTACGGAAGCATTGAGGCAGTGGTTTTTCCTAAGGTGTTTGAAAAGTGTAGAAGTATTTTAGATGCAGACAGTGTTGTGCTGGTTAAGGGAAGAGTAAGCATTAGGGAAGATGAACAGCCAAAGGTACTTTGTGAATCTATTGAGCCATTGATAAAGTTAAGTAATGATAAAGTATATGTACAGATTGAAGATGGTAAACTTATTAAAGTTGCTTTAGCAGATCTTAAAAGCATTGCTCAAAGAAATAGAGGAACTGCACCAATGTATCTTTATGTTAAATCTGATAAAAAGATGTATAGACTTGATAGAGATTATTGGATAAATACAGAAATTGAAGTTTTATCAGAGCTTAGAGATAAATTTGGAGATGAAAATGTTAAGGTACAGTAA
- a CDS encoding energy-coupling factor ABC transporter ATP-binding protein — MIDIKNLYYSYDENILALKSINFHADKGEAIALVGVNGSGKSTLMKILTGLVSQSSGSYFFQGDEITHKKLQKGSFSKAFHKKIGFVFQNSEVQLFCSNVYDEIAFGPRQMGMDEEEVHKRVLDTLKLLNIENLKYRQPYHLSGGEKKKVAIASVVVLNPEVYVFDEPMNGLDPKTKRFLRDFMLTLNKAGKTIICSTHDFQYVEGVFQRAVVFSSDHEIIRDGNYEEIMKDEGFLFENNII; from the coding sequence ATGATAGATATAAAAAATCTTTATTATTCTTATGATGAAAACATTCTTGCTTTAAAAAGCATTAATTTTCATGCTGATAAAGGCGAAGCAATTGCCTTAGTTGGAGTTAATGGAAGCGGCAAATCCACTTTGATGAAAATACTAACTGGGCTAGTTTCACAAAGTTCTGGCAGTTACTTTTTTCAAGGGGATGAAATAACACATAAAAAGCTACAGAAGGGCAGCTTTTCAAAGGCTTTTCATAAAAAGATAGGTTTTGTTTTTCAAAATTCTGAAGTACAGCTTTTTTGCTCAAATGTGTACGATGAAATAGCTTTTGGACCAAGGCAAATGGGAATGGATGAGGAAGAGGTACACAAAAGAGTGCTGGATACCCTTAAATTATTGAATATTGAAAATCTAAAATACAGACAGCCCTATCACTTAAGCGGTGGTGAAAAGAAAAAAGTAGCAATAGCTTCTGTTGTGGTTTTAAATCCTGAGGTTTATGTTTTTGATGAGCCTATGAATGGACTAGATCCTAAGACTAAAAGATTTCTGAGGGATTTTATGCTGACTTTAAATAAAGCAGGAAAGACTATAATATGTTCAACTCATGATTTTCAATATGTAGAGGGAGTATTTCAAAGAGCAGTTGTATTTTCCAGCGACCATGAAATTATTAGAGATGGAAATTATGAAGAGATAATGAAGGATGAAGGCTTTTTATTTGAAAATAATATTATTTAA
- a CDS encoding energy-coupling factor transporter transmembrane component T family protein, with the protein MNKVEERNTTMPEWLLKDDKYVPNGDKNAFIDKSILSLLNILTKFRRHTKHRVNKLPINSFIKLISAIIFIVFVAAAKNFSFVLTAGVCLLVIINFLHIEQIKQILKISMAAGVFTCIILLPSIFLGYGSNFLMITIKVLCTVTMVNVLAASTEWNDLISALKLFHIPDIFIFVLDITMKYIVTLGEFSLSMLYALKLRSVGKSKNKNASIAGIMGTLFIKSKEMAEDMQGAMECRGFNGEYRIYKKFTLKYIDYICIMFNVIFIFAYYYLDRL; encoded by the coding sequence GTGAATAAAGTAGAAGAAAGGAATACTACAATGCCAGAATGGCTTTTGAAGGATGACAAATATGTACCTAATGGAGATAAAAATGCTTTTATAGATAAAAGCATCTTGTCTCTATTAAATATTTTAACAAAGTTTAGAAGACACACAAAACATAGAGTAAATAAGCTCCCAATTAATTCTTTTATAAAGTTAATTTCAGCTATAATATTTATTGTATTTGTAGCTGCTGCTAAAAACTTTAGCTTTGTATTAACAGCTGGTGTATGTTTGCTTGTAATAATTAATTTTCTGCACATAGAGCAAATAAAGCAAATATTAAAAATCAGCATGGCAGCTGGAGTTTTTACTTGTATTATTTTACTGCCATCAATATTTTTAGGTTACGGCTCAAACTTCCTTATGATAACCATAAAGGTTTTATGCACAGTAACTATGGTGAATGTACTAGCTGCATCTACGGAGTGGAATGACCTAATCTCAGCACTTAAGCTGTTTCATATACCGGATATTTTTATATTTGTACTTGATATAACTATGAAATATATAGTTACCTTGGGGGAGTTTTCCTTAAGTATGCTTTATGCGCTTAAGCTTCGTTCTGTAGGGAAAAGTAAAAATAAAAATGCTTCTATTGCTGGAATCATGGGTACACTGTTTATAAAGTCTAAGGAGATGGCTGAGGACATGCAGGGGGCCATGGAGTGCAGAGGCTTTAATGGAGAATATAGGATATATAAAAAGTTCACATTAAAATATATAGATTATATTTGTATAATGTTTAATGTAATATTTATATTTGCTTACTACTATCTTGATAGGTTGTGA
- the cbiM gene encoding cobalt transporter CbiM, giving the protein MHIPDNYLSPSTCAVLGAAMVPIWSRVVKKVKKEVSRKKMPLLGVGASVSFLIMMFNVPLPGGTTGHAVGGTLLAILLGPEAACISITIALLLQALLFGDGGILAFGANAFNMAFIMPYAGYYIYKFLKLIFKTEKGDYISAFISSYIAINIAALFTAVEFGIQPLLFKDAAGMPLYCPYPLSISIPAMVLPHLLVAGFVEAVATVGVYSFIKKVSPDIIYENNKAKRKPIYALLIALICLSPIGLLATGTAWGEWGTDEISTIMHGGKTLGYVPKGMKNGFSFKAMIPDYSINGMPEIFGYILSAVAGVSILIIIFRLIASTKKDNIISE; this is encoded by the coding sequence ATGCATATTCCAGATAATTATTTAAGTCCATCAACTTGTGCAGTGCTAGGAGCAGCTATGGTTCCTATATGGTCAAGGGTAGTTAAAAAAGTAAAAAAAGAAGTAAGTAGGAAAAAAATGCCGTTACTTGGAGTAGGGGCTTCAGTATCTTTTTTAATCATGATGTTTAATGTTCCGCTGCCAGGTGGTACTACTGGACATGCTGTAGGAGGAACTCTGCTTGCAATTTTGCTTGGTCCAGAAGCAGCGTGTATTTCAATTACAATAGCACTGCTTTTACAGGCACTGCTCTTTGGTGATGGAGGTATATTAGCTTTTGGAGCTAATGCCTTTAATATGGCATTTATTATGCCTTATGCAGGTTATTATATTTATAAGTTTTTAAAATTAATATTCAAAACTGAAAAAGGTGATTACATATCGGCCTTTATAAGTTCTTATATAGCTATTAATATAGCAGCATTGTTTACTGCCGTAGAATTTGGAATACAGCCATTGCTCTTTAAGGATGCAGCTGGTATGCCATTATATTGCCCTTATCCACTATCAATATCAATACCTGCAATGGTACTTCCACATCTTTTAGTGGCTGGCTTTGTGGAAGCAGTAGCTACAGTTGGTGTGTACAGCTTTATTAAAAAGGTTTCACCAGATATAATATATGAAAACAATAAAGCTAAAAGAAAACCAATTTATGCGTTATTAATAGCGCTCATATGTCTTTCTCCAATAGGACTTTTGGCCACTGGAACAGCTTGGGGAGAATGGGGAACTGATGAGATTAGTACTATAATGCATGGAGGCAAAACCTTGGGATATGTGCCAAAAGGAATGAAAAACGGGTTTAGCTTCAAAGCTATGATTCCTGACTATTCAATAAATGGCATGCCTGAAATTTTTGGTTATATATTATCTGCAGTTGCGGGAGTTTCAATATTGATAATAATATTTAGATTAATAGCAAGTACAAAGAAGGATAATATTATTAGTGAATAA
- the hypB gene encoding hydrogenase nickel incorporation protein HypB, translating into MDIKVVRQILEWNEDCSSEIRELFKKKKVYMINVMGSPGAGKTSLIIEIIKRLKDKYNIAVVEGDIAGQVDAEKIDALGISVVQLNTEGACHIEALSIKNIVEYFDLDETNIIFIENIGNLVCPAEFDIGEDLKIALLSIPEGDDKVEKYPLLFSKAEVVVLNKYDMVKYFNFDDKRVQNNIDKINSEAQVMRVSSVTMDGVQELTDYIEERVKLRIEEQS; encoded by the coding sequence ATGGACATTAAGGTTGTAAGGCAAATACTAGAGTGGAATGAAGACTGCAGCAGTGAAATAAGAGAGCTGTTTAAAAAGAAAAAAGTATATATGATAAATGTCATGGGATCACCAGGGGCTGGTAAAACTAGTTTAATTATAGAGATTATTAAAAGGCTTAAGGATAAATATAATATTGCTGTTGTTGAAGGTGACATAGCTGGACAGGTAGATGCAGAAAAGATAGATGCACTTGGAATTTCTGTGGTGCAGCTGAATACAGAAGGAGCTTGTCATATAGAGGCTTTATCTATTAAGAATATAGTGGAATACTTTGACTTAGATGAAACTAATATAATCTTTATTGAAAATATAGGAAACCTTGTATGCCCTGCTGAGTTTGATATAGGGGAGGATCTGAAAATAGCACTTTTAAGCATACCTGAGGGAGACGATAAGGTAGAAAAGTACCCACTGCTATTTTCCAAGGCAGAGGTTGTAGTGCTAAATAAGTATGATATGGTTAAGTACTTTAATTTTGATGATAAAAGAGTTCAAAATAACATAGATAAGATAAATTCAGAGGCTCAGGTTATGAGAGTGTCCTCAGTAACCATGGATGGAGTACAAGAATTAACGGATTATATAGAAGAAAGAGTTAAATTAAGAATAGAAGAACAAAGTTAA
- a CDS encoding DUF3842 family protein encodes MKIAVIDAQGAGLGQTIVKKLRKELIDKELQIIALGTNTLATSNMVRAGANVGLSGERAICTFLRTNEINGIVCPIGVLFNGGINGEVTSMISNSIFQTACTKYILPLQKHNIYIPGTRELQIKDIIDEIVLDIKNKTL; translated from the coding sequence ATGAAAATTGCTGTAATCGATGCACAAGGTGCAGGACTTGGACAAACAATTGTAAAAAAACTTCGCAAGGAACTTATAGATAAAGAGCTTCAAATAATAGCCCTTGGAACAAATACCTTAGCTACTTCCAACATGGTAAGAGCAGGTGCAAATGTTGGATTAAGCGGCGAAAGAGCTATTTGTACTTTTCTTAGAACAAATGAAATAAATGGTATAGTTTGTCCTATAGGGGTACTTTTTAATGGAGGTATTAATGGGGAGGTAACTTCTATGATATCCAACTCCATATTTCAAACTGCTTGTACAAAATACATACTTCCTCTACAAAAGCATAATATTTATATTCCTGGTACAAGAGAACTTCAAATCAAAGACATAATTGATGAAATTGTGTTAGATATTAAAAATAAAACTTTATAA
- a CDS encoding DMT family transporter: MIKELKADLSLIGVTALWGASFPLMSMALKDIPTFSFIAIRYTLSALILAVVFYKNFKNISKLTVKSGIIIGAVLFFGCALQVAGLLYTTPSKSGFITGLNVIFVPIIIALIYKKLPDAKTVVGIIISIIGLSIMSINSDFSINKGDVLTFVAAILFAVQVLVVDKYTKDVDIVVLTCVEVLVVGLMGAVPAVAVEKFQFTLTLPVIGAVLFTAIFSTAIAHSVQNKVQSYIEPTHAAIIYLAEPVFGAIFSMFFGDKLGMRTVAGGICILLGMLVMNIKKKAQEDITLAQ, translated from the coding sequence ATGATAAAAGAATTAAAAGCAGATTTAAGTTTAATAGGCGTTACAGCACTATGGGGAGCAAGCTTTCCACTTATGAGTATGGCATTAAAAGATATACCTACCTTTTCATTCATAGCAATAAGATATACACTTTCAGCACTTATATTAGCTGTAGTATTTTATAAAAACTTTAAAAATATCAGCAAGTTAACAGTAAAATCAGGAATTATAATTGGTGCAGTTTTATTTTTCGGCTGTGCGTTACAAGTAGCAGGCCTTCTATATACTACTCCTAGTAAGTCTGGTTTCATAACGGGGCTCAATGTAATATTTGTACCTATTATAATTGCTCTAATATATAAGAAGCTGCCTGATGCTAAAACGGTGGTTGGAATAATTATTTCAATTATTGGACTTAGCATAATGTCAATTAACTCTGACTTTAGTATAAACAAAGGCGACGTTTTAACTTTTGTAGCAGCAATATTATTCGCAGTTCAAGTGCTTGTTGTGGACAAATACACTAAAGATGTGGATATTGTAGTGTTAACCTGTGTAGAAGTTTTGGTGGTTGGACTCATGGGAGCAGTACCAGCGGTGGCAGTTGAAAAATTTCAATTTACATTAACGTTACCAGTTATAGGTGCAGTTTTATTTACAGCAATCTTTAGTACAGCTATTGCTCACAGTGTACAAAATAAGGTTCAATCCTACATTGAACCCACACATGCAGCTATAATATATCTTGCTGAGCCGGTGTTTGGAGCAATATTTTCAATGTTTTTCGGAGATAAGTTGGGTATGAGAACAGTAGCAGGAGGAATTTGTATTCTTTTAGGAATGCTAGTTATGAACATAAAAAAGAAAGCTCAGGAGGACATCACCTTAGCTCAATAA
- a CDS encoding DUF3343 domain-containing protein, producing MIKHYILFPSYNYGIALESYLKREKIKYTIVPTPRELSVSCGICIQYEKCDEERIARIIEEHSIRTLGFKSLEKEYKKFY from the coding sequence ATGATAAAGCACTACATATTGTTCCCATCTTATAACTATGGTATTGCTTTGGAGAGTTATTTAAAGAGAGAAAAGATAAAATATACTATTGTACCAACCCCTAGGGAGCTTTCTGTTTCCTGTGGTATATGCATACAATATGAAAAGTGTGATGAAGAGAGAATTGCAAGAATTATTGAAGAGCATTCCATTCGAACACTAGGTTTTAAAAGCTTAGAAAAAGAATACAAGAAATTTTATTAG
- a CDS encoding double-cubane-cluster-containing anaerobic reductase gives MGDYRELWKSLDMDLDKHDQLCAVLPEMFGSVYLSQENRPEGMNYFNFVFSEVHGLRIKELNDHKSNGGKVLGTFCVFVPDEVILAANAISVGLCAGSQFWVEDGEKHLPRNMCPLIKAAVGAKVSGTCPYFQSCDMIIGETTCDGKKKAWEILEDFVPVHVMDLPQMKRNKDYAMWMDEIKLFIDKVEELTGNKVTVEALKAAIKVCNNKRRALKRLYDLRKFTPSPISGLDSLLISQIAFNDDPVRFTEQLNALCDELDERVKAAQGEGKKRIMITGTPMAIPNWKLHTIIEGLPAEVVVEETCTGTRYFENEVSEEGETIEDLITNLADRYLGINCACFTPNTGRIDDILRYVEEYKVDGVVYSNLSFCHSYAVEYKKVEEALKKAGIPVINIETDYSSEDAGQIKTRVEAFLEMI, from the coding sequence ATGGGAGATTACAGAGAACTTTGGAAGAGTCTTGATATGGATTTGGATAAACATGATCAATTATGCGCAGTACTACCTGAAATGTTTGGTTCTGTATACTTAAGTCAAGAAAACAGACCTGAAGGAATGAATTACTTTAATTTTGTATTTTCAGAAGTACACGGTTTGAGAATTAAAGAATTAAATGATCATAAAAGCAATGGTGGAAAAGTTTTAGGAACCTTCTGCGTATTTGTACCAGATGAAGTAATATTAGCTGCTAATGCAATTTCAGTAGGACTTTGTGCAGGTTCACAATTTTGGGTTGAAGATGGAGAAAAGCACCTTCCAAGAAATATGTGTCCGCTAATAAAGGCAGCTGTAGGAGCAAAGGTAAGTGGAACATGCCCTTACTTCCAATCCTGCGACATGATAATTGGTGAAACTACTTGTGATGGAAAGAAAAAGGCATGGGAAATATTAGAGGATTTTGTACCAGTACATGTAATGGATCTTCCTCAAATGAAGAGAAATAAGGACTATGCTATGTGGATGGATGAAATAAAGCTATTCATAGATAAGGTAGAAGAATTGACTGGAAATAAAGTAACTGTAGAAGCTCTTAAAGCTGCAATTAAAGTATGTAACAATAAGAGAAGAGCACTAAAGAGACTTTATGACTTAAGAAAATTCACACCTTCACCAATTAGTGGATTAGATTCACTACTTATTTCACAAATAGCCTTCAATGATGATCCAGTAAGATTTACTGAACAATTAAATGCTCTATGTGACGAGCTTGATGAAAGAGTAAAGGCGGCTCAGGGCGAAGGTAAGAAGAGAATAATGATTACAGGAACTCCAATGGCTATACCAAATTGGAAGCTTCACACTATTATAGAAGGACTTCCAGCAGAGGTTGTTGTTGAAGAAACTTGTACAGGAACTAGATATTTTGAAAATGAGGTTTCTGAAGAAGGAGAAACTATTGAGGATTTAATTACAAACCTTGCTGACAGATATTTAGGAATTAACTGTGCTTGCTTTACTCCAAACACAGGCAGAATTGATGATATACTAAGATACGTAGAAGAATATAAGGTAGATGGAGTTGTTTACTCAAATCTTTCCTTCTGTCATTCTTATGCAGTTGAGTACAAAAAAGTAGAAGAGGCTCTTAAGAAAGCAGGTATTCCAGTAATAAATATTGAAACAGATTATTCCTCTGAAGATGCTGGACAAATAAAGACAAGAGTAGAAGCTTTCCTTGAAATGATATAA
- a CDS encoding acyl-CoA dehydratase activase, with amino-acid sequence MHYIGIDIGSTCSKVAVMDKDNIVHYFVQHTGWSSVETARAIKERLQELDFYEGSTIVATGYGRVSVPYAHKTVTEITCHGRGAYYLFNENCTVVDIGGQDTKVITVENGMVTNFTMNDKCAAGTGRFLELMANTLGVGLNEMSDLAKHGSGVTISSMCTVFAESEVIGLIGNGEKRENIAFGVIDSITSRVKSLCQRHGGGFNYFLTGGLCENAYIIQSLSLKLGKEVKTVELARYAGAIGAALTARGMTKE; translated from the coding sequence ATGCACTATATAGGTATTGATATTGGTTCTACCTGTTCAAAGGTAGCTGTAATGGATAAGGATAATATAGTCCATTACTTTGTTCAGCACACAGGTTGGAGCAGTGTAGAAACTGCCAGGGCTATAAAGGAAAGACTGCAAGAATTAGATTTTTATGAGGGAAGTACTATTGTGGCTACAGGATATGGAAGAGTTTCTGTGCCTTATGCCCATAAAACCGTAACAGAAATAACCTGCCATGGAAGAGGAGCATATTACCTGTTCAATGAAAACTGTACTGTAGTAGATATTGGAGGGCAGGACACTAAGGTAATTACAGTAGAAAATGGAATGGTGACTAATTTTACTATGAATGACAAGTGTGCTGCGGGTACAGGAAGATTTCTAGAACTTATGGCAAATACTTTGGGAGTAGGTCTAAATGAGATGAGTGACTTAGCAAAGCATGGCAGTGGGGTTACTATAAGTTCCATGTGTACTGTATTTGCTGAATCTGAGGTTATTGGACTTATAGGAAATGGAGAGAAGAGAGAAAACATAGCTTTTGGGGTAATTGATTCCATTACTTCTAGAGTTAAATCACTATGTCAAAGACACGGTGGAGGATTCAATTATTTTTTAACAGGAGGGCTTTGTGAGAATGCTTATATTATTCAAAGTTTATCCTTAAAGCTTGGAAAAGAAGTTAAAACAGTAGAACTTGCTAGATACGCTGGAGCTATAGGTGCTGCCCTTACTGCAAGGGGTATGACAAAAGAATAA